The Helicobacter ibis DNA segment AATTAAGTTAAAATTTCGACTTTTATTAATTTTGGGGATTAGCTAAATGATAGGCTTTATGCAAAAACACAGAAAATATCTTGTCGTAGTAGTATGGGCTAGCACGATAGCATTTGTTGGTGCTGGTTTTGTTGGGTGGGGTAGTTATAGCCTATCAAGTTCAGCCAATGCAGTTGCCATAGTTGGCGATACAAATATCGAACAAAACAAGTTGCAAAGAGAATATAACAGACTATACAATATATATAATCAATTAGTAGGTGGCACACTAGACCAAGAACAAGCCAAAAAAATGGGAATAGAATCCCAAGCACTAAACAATCTAATATCACAAACACTTATGCTAAATTTCGCAAGAGATATAGGATTAAGAGTTGAAGATAAAGAAATAATAGAAGAAATAACAACAATAGAAGCCTTTCAATCAAATGGAAAATTTAATCAAGAAATATACAAAAAAGCACTACAAGAAAATCAACTAAGACCAAAAGAATTCGAAGAAAGCATAAGAGAAAGTTTGCTTTTAAATAAGCTTGGTGTGTTGCTTGATATCCCACTAACACAATTAGAAATAGATGTTCTAAAATCAGCTTATTTTGTAGAAGACAAAGTTGCCATTAAGACAATTAATAAATCTAGCATAGAATTTACTCCAAAAGAAGAAGGAATCAAGCAATACTGGGAAGAAAATAAAGATATATACCAAACTCAAAGAGGGTATGAAATATCAATGCTAGAGATAAATACAGATTCTATAGAGACTGATGAAGAAAGTTTAAAAAAATACTATAACGATTTTAAAAATAAATTTTTAGATAATAATGGGCAAATAAAAGAATACAAAGATGCTAAAAACGATGTAATTAGAGAATATAAAGATTCCCAAGCAGAAAAAGAAGCTCTAAAAGAATATATCTCACTAAGAAAGGGAGAGAATAAAAACGCAAAAAATATACAAGTATTTGAAGGTGATGAAAAGTATAATATAGATTTTATAAACGCCCTAAGTCAAGCTAAAGAAGGCGAAACACTAAAGCCTATAAAATTAGAAGATAGATACATAACAGCTAAAATTATAAAGATTATCCCAAGTGTGCCAAAGGAATATAGTGCTGCTAGAGATGAAGCAAAAGAAGACTACATAAAAGAAGAAAAATCTAAAACACTACAGAGCATGGCAAAAAAAGAGCTAAAGACTAATTTTGATGCTACAAATATAGGATTTATAAGTAAAGACACAAAGTCAATTCAAGGCTTAAACGAAGATGAAAGCTTAGAATTTGTATCTCAACTATTCGGTAAAACCGATGAGAAAGGGTATATTTTATTACAAAATAAGATAGTCTTATATAAAATTTTGGACCAAAGAATTAAAAATTCTGATACAATTAATGAAAACTTGAAGCTTTTAACACAAAGTGGCACTCAAATGAAGGGGCGTTTGATAGAAAAAGAGCTGTTAAGCTATTTATTAAATACTTATGAAGTTATAAAAAAATAATTATCACTTAAATAAAGGAATGGTGTTGGAACAGACAATACTTGGAATTGACATAGGTTCTACTAAAATTTGTGCCATGATAGCAATATGCAAAGACGGCATACCGCACATAATAGGGACCGGCTTTCATAAGTCTCAAGGACTAAAAAAAGGCTCAATAACAAACATTGACCAAGCAAGTCGTGCTATAAAAGACTCCCTAAATGACG contains these protein-coding regions:
- a CDS encoding peptidylprolyl isomerase; protein product: MIGFMQKHRKYLVVVVWASTIAFVGAGFVGWGSYSLSSSANAVAIVGDTNIEQNKLQREYNRLYNIYNQLVGGTLDQEQAKKMGIESQALNNLISQTLMLNFARDIGLRVEDKEIIEEITTIEAFQSNGKFNQEIYKKALQENQLRPKEFEESIRESLLLNKLGVLLDIPLTQLEIDVLKSAYFVEDKVAIKTINKSSIEFTPKEEGIKQYWEENKDIYQTQRGYEISMLEINTDSIETDEESLKKYYNDFKNKFLDNNGQIKEYKDAKNDVIREYKDSQAEKEALKEYISLRKGENKNAKNIQVFEGDEKYNIDFINALSQAKEGETLKPIKLEDRYITAKIIKIIPSVPKEYSAARDEAKEDYIKEEKSKTLQSMAKKELKTNFDATNIGFISKDTKSIQGLNEDESLEFVSQLFGKTDEKGYILLQNKIVLYKILDQRIKNSDTINENLKLLTQSGTQMKGRLIEKELLSYLLNTYEVIKK